GCGACGTACCCAGTACCGGTATCTTTTGACGGTAAAGCCGCATGGCCAACGTATTGGGAATCTGTCCCCCGACAGATACGACAACGCCTTTGGGATTCTCCAGCTCCGCGATATCCATCACACGTTCCAAGGTCAGTTCATCAAAATAAAGACGATCACATACATCATAATCCGTACTCACGGTTTCAGGATTATAATTGATCATCACCGACCGGTATCCCTGTTCATGGATGGTTTTCAGGGCACTGACACTGCTCCAGTCAAATTCCACCGAACTTCCAATCCGGTACGCCCCGGAACCCAGGACAATCACTGATTTTCCATCCTGTGTGTATGTCACATCATGGGTTTGACCGTTATAGGTAAGATATAAATAATTCGTTTTTGCCGGAAATTCACCGGCCAGCGTATCTATCTGCTTCACAACAGGATGGATACCCCGGCGTTTCCGTTCCTCACGGACTTTGAACAAATCAGTTTCGATGGCATGGTTCGGACTTTTCAATACTGTCCGGGCAATTTGAAAATCAGAGAATCCAAACTGTTTTAACCTGAGCAGAAGCAGGTCGGGAATATCCGGGAGTGTTGAATACTCAGATAGCTGTCTGTGCAGGACTACGATATTTCTTAATTTTTCCAGAAACCAGGGATCGATGCGGGTAAGGGCATGAATTCTGTCCACGGAATAACCGGTCATCAGAGCCTGGGCTATCACAAAAATCCGCATATCAGTCGGCTCGGTAAGGGCTTTATCTACATCCCGGACCTCAAATCCCCGGTTCCCTACAAAACCATGCATTCCCTGGCCAATCATTCGGAGCCCCTTTTGGATCGCTTCCTCAAAGGTCCGGCCAATGGCCATGACCTCTCCCACGCTTTTCATGCTGCTGCCGATCTTTTTGGAGACTCCCTGAAATTTTTCCATATCCCATCGGGGAATTTTGCAGACGATATAATCCAGGGCCGGCTCAAAAAAAGCAGAGGTAGTTTGAGTCACAGAATTTTTTATCTCATGCAGTCCATATCCTAAGCCAAGCTTCGCCGCCACAAAGGCCAGGGGATAACCGGTGGCTTTGGAAGCCAGGGCGCTTGAACGGGAAAGCCGGGCATTTACCTCAATGACCCGGTAATCCTCCGAATCAGGATCCAGGGCATATTGGACATTGCATTCACCAACCACACCGATATGCCGGATTATCCGGATGGAGAGTTCGCGGAGTTTGTGATATTCACTGTTGGTAAGTGTTTGAGAAGGTGCGACAACAATACTTTCTCCGGTATGAATCCCCAGCGGATCAAAATTTTCCATATTGCATACGGTAATGCAATTGTCGTATTGGTCCCGCACTACCTCATATTCAATTTCTTTCCATCCTTTGAGGGATTCTTCAACGAGGACCTGGGGACTGTAGGAAAAGGCGGATTCGGCCATCCGGCGGAGTTCTGTTTCGTTGGAAGCAAATCCCGATCCCATACCGCCAAGGGCATAAGCCGCACGGAGTATGACAGGATATCCCAGATTTAAAGCAGCCTGACAAGCCTCTTCGACAGTGGATGTGGCCATGCTCCTGGCCGTGCTTACACCAATCTCCCGGAGTTTTTCAACAAAGATATCCCGGTCTTCCGTATCAATAATTGCCTGGACCGGTGTTCCCAAAACCTGAATCTTATATTTCTCGAATACACCGCTTTGATACAGCGCAATCCCGCAATTGAGAGCCGTCTGTCCGCCGAACGCCAATAAAATTCCATTGGGACGCTCCTTTTCGATCACCCGGGTGACAAAATGGGGCGTTACCGGAAGAAAATAAATTTTATCTGCCAGTTCTTCCGATGTCTGGACTGTAGCAATGTTGGGGTTTATGAGTACGGTCTGAATCCCCTCTTCTTTCAGGGCTTTCAGCGCCTGGGATCCGGAATAGTCAAACTCACCGGCTTCCCCGATTTTGAGGGCACCAGATCCTAAGACCAGGACTTTTTGAATCTGTTTATCCATCACACCTGCTTTTTATGCTATTTATAAAATTTTCAAAGAGAAACTGGGTATCGGTTGGTCCACCGGAAGCTTCCGGATGAAACTGTGTGGAGAAAAAGGGTTTTTCTTTGTGGATGATTCCTTCCACCGTCCCATCGTTGACATTTTCAAAATAGATATCCCATTCCGGGGGGATACTATCGGGATCCACCGCATAGCCATGATTTTGTGACGTGATATAGCACCGGGCGCTTCCTTTTTGCTGAACCGGCTGATTGTGACTCCGGTGCCCATATTTCAGTTTATAGGTATCAGCCCCTGCAGCCAGAGCCATGAGCTGGGATCCCAGACAAATCCCGAAAACAGGAATCTCCTTTTGCAGGACTTTTTTCAGATTATCAATCGTTGCACCACACTGCTTGGGATCTCCCGGACCGTTCGTAAGAAATATGCCGTCAAACGACTCCCGGCTCACATCAAAATCCCAGGGAAGGCGGGTTACCTTTGTATCCAATCGCAACAATTGCCGGATAATGTTGTTTTTTACACCACAATCGATCAAGCCGATATGGGTGCGACCGGATCCATACGTCACAGGAGTCTCTACACTCACTGTTTTCACCAGGTTTTCCCCGGAAGGATCATACCAATCCGGATCGCCTTCAATGAGGATTTTCCCCAGCATGGTCCCCTTTTCCCGGAGAATCTGGGTCAAAGCCCGGGTATCCACATCGTACACACCGGGAATTTTATGCTCGATAAGCCACTCCTGCAGACTTTTTGCGGCATTCCAATGGTGATAATTAAAGGAATAATCGGAAATAATCAATGCTGAGACATGAATCCTGTCTGATTCATAATAGGTATGAAGACCTTCATTCTTTTTCGGCGCCGGAACGCCGTAATTCCCGATTAACGGATAGGTAGATACAAGAATTTGTCCCTTATAGGAAGGATCTGTCAGGCTCTCGGGATATCCGGTCATCGCTGTATTGAAAACAACTTCACCTGAAACAGACTGTTCATACCCAAAGGATTTCCCTGTAAACTCCATTCCGTTTTCTAAAACAATTTTTGCAATACGTTCCTGTTTCATGAATCCTCAGTTTTCCCTATTCTTATAAATTAAAAGTTTTCATGGAGTTTTGCTTAATATTTATGCCTTTTTTTTAAATTTTATCGATAAGAAATCGGTAGGTGCCCTTATCTGACATTTCTTATCTGATCTTAAGAAAAAGTGGTTCACTTATTCATCAGGGATGGCTACTTTCATAAAAATTTATCATTGAAGACATTTGCCAGGAGGATCATGTGAAACGGACAGGACTCATCTTAAGTATTATTGCTTTATGTTCATCGCTCGTTTTGGGAGAAACACCGGCTGAGCTTACGGAACGGCTCGCACAGGAAACACCAGCCCTTAAACACGCCCAATGGAGTGTATACGCCATGTACGCAGATCATGGACAAGTCATTATTGATCACCATTCAGACGAGAGTCTGGCATCTGCATCGGGGCTCAAACTGGTGACCACAGCAGCAGCTTTACTGGAACTGGGTGAAAATTTTCAATTCAAAACAGAACTGGCATACCGGGGTGAAATCAACTGGCGCGGGGTGTTGGAGGGAGATCTGGTTGTCATCGGAGGAGGAGATCCGGTGTTGGGTTCGGATTGGTTAACATCTGCCATTCAGATGGATTCCCTGAAAATCCTGTTGGTGCAGGCTGTCAAAAAAGCCGGTATTCAATCTATTAAAGGAGATTTGATACTGGATATCAGCATCTTTGATGATCAGGTGATCCCTGATGACTGGGTCTGGACAGATATAGGGAATTATTACGGAGCCGGTGTATGGGGATTAAATATTTCCAATAATTTATATCACCTGACATTTCGTCCGGGAGAAAAGGCAGGGGACCCGGCACCGGTGATCGGTTTATCTCCCCAGATTCCCGGTCTTTCCTTTGTCAATCACATGAAAACAGGTCCTGAAGGATCCGGGGATCAGGGATACATTTATTGTCCACCGAGAGGAAAAACAGCTTTTCTCAGGGGAACTGTCCCTGCAGGATTTGAGGATTTTACGATACGTGGTTCTATCCCCAACCCCCCGGAGTGGATGGGACATTGGTTACAGGAAGCCCTCATGCGTGCAGGCGTTGAAATCCGGGGAAAGGTACACGTAACAGGTTCACCGGTAGACCGGGACGGATTCCATTCCCTTTTGATCATTCCTTCACCTCCCCTTCGGGAGATCATTGAGGTCACGAACAAACGGAGTGTTAACCTGTTTACGGAAGTGCTTTTAAAAATGACGTCTCTCCACCATTCAGGTAAAAGCAGCACAGCTGAAGGGACCCGGGTGATTCGGGATATTTTTACGGAGCGAGGACTGGTATTGGATGGATTCCGGATGAAAGACGGAAGCGGTTTATCACGCACCAACATGGTCCGGACCTCCCATTTTGCACACATCCTGGCGTATATGTCCCAGACCCCCCTTTCCCAAACCTATATGGAATCTTTCTCCCTCTGCGGATCGGATGAAGAACCGGGCTGGCTGAAAAATTTCGGTCGCGGGACTCCCGTAGAAATGAATGCCCGGATCAAAACCGGTTATATTGAAGCGGTTCGCTCCCATTCCGGCTATGTAAAATCCCGCTCAGGCAGGCTTATTACATTTTCCATGATGTGCAATAACTTTACAAGTTCTACGGGACCTATAAATGAGGTGCATGAAAAAATTATTATTTCTCTGGCGGAAATGCCATGAGATATAACGCGGGTACGAAGTTACAAGGGAAACAGAAGGAGTGAAGGAGATAAAGAACACCAGTATAAAAAGGAATGAGAAGAGAATTCCTTCGATACGCCAATATATTGAAAATAATATATTCTTGCATTTCCCGGCAGACCGGATTATTTTATCCCCGGGGGTTCTTTCATATAGATATCTTCCTATATAGAAACATAAAAATTTACCAACACTTCTTACCCGGTTTCAATCCCCAGAAATCACCTTATGGCGCCACGGACCTCTATACGACTAAACTTCCGCCACATTTACGTCTGAATGTCAGAAACTCTCAACATCTCAACAACGTCTCAACATATAAACGTCTAAACAACATCTCAACGTCTAAACGTTTACAACCAACTGTATCAACGCATCCAAATGCTGCAGTGTCAATTCGCCACGGGGAACTTTCATTTTTTCCAGTTCCTGAACATATTGATCAATATCTTTTGAAGACAGGCCGAACCAGCTGTCTTTTTTCTCCAGGACTTTGAGGCCGATCCGGGCAGAGCGGGAGAGATCCTCACTCAGTCCACGAATTTCCCATAAAATTGGGTTTTCGTCAATCACAGGAGCCAGTTTTTTATGGTTTTCAGCCCATCGATAAAGCATATAGCGAATTTGATTTTCTTTTTCTTTGGAAGGTTCCTTTAAATAATCCTCTACGAGATAGCGGAATTTCCGGGCATCCGGAGCATCGCTCCAGGCTGCATCCACCAGACGTGTCAAAGGGGCATGCTGCACATATTTTTTGCGCTCCACCGCCCGGTGACGGCTATAGTGCTCCAAAGGCTCCACCGTACCGGTCAATATATGCAATGCTGCAATATCCCGCTGACCGGCCAATCGCCTCAGCATCATATCCCGGTTCTTCAGATGATCCAGTCCTAACTCTTCCAGGCGAAGGCTGGTTTTTTCCAACCTCCGGTACATATCCTCCACATCGCGAATATGAGCCGGAGACCAAAACCGTTCGGCAATTGCGGCGGTCCGTGGCCAGATACGGAGTCCGGTCAGTTCCCCGGTGACAAACTCCGCCCAGCTTGCTGCCTCTCCACCCAAAATATTCCGGGCTGCCAAAGAATCCGTTACATACTCTGGCCTGACAGGATCCATCAGGTAGTGATATTCGGCTGTCCGGAAATGATCAATATAATAACCATTGGAAACAATTCCTTTGAATCCGTTTAACAGAGCTTCTTCCATCTCTTTCATCCGGGGCCACCAAAAATGGATCAGGACATCCTGTGGCATTTCCGGATCATAGATTTCCCCCCATCCCACCATAATCCGCTCGTGTTTCCTTACGATATCGTGAACCCGTTTTACAAAGTAAGACTGGAGTTCATGGGTTGTTTCAAAGCCCATGGAATCCATAAATGCCACAATATCCGGATTTTCTTTCCACCATTTCCCGTTATTTTCATCCCCCCCGATATGAAAATAGGGATCGGGGAAAAGGGTCGTCATTTCAGCAATAAACGTATCCAGAAAAGCATACGTAAATTCACTGGCAGGATTCATGCCCGGATCCTTCACTCCCCAGCTTCTTTCAATCGTATAGCTTGTATCCTTACTGGACAGTTCCGGATACCCGACAAACCAGGCAGTTGAATGGCTGGGCATATCAAACTCAGGCACCACCCGAATTCCCCGTTCAGCAGCATAATCCACAATCTCGCGAATCTGGCATTGTGTGAAGTAAAAACCATCGGACCCTTTTTGATGGAGAAGCGGATAGGCTTTGGATTCCACCCGAAACCCCTGGTCTTCTGAAAGATGGAGGTGGAGGACATTCATTTTCATCGCCGCCATGGCATCGATATTCTGTAGAATCACATGGAGGGGCTGGAAATGGCGGCATACATCAATCATGAGTCCGCGCCAGGGAAATCGAGGTTCATCTTCGATAATTACTGCAGGAAAGAAATATCCTTCATCACCCGATTCCAACAATTGCAACCAGGTTTCAAGTCCATGCATTAACCCCAACTCTGTTTCCGCTTCAATAATCATTTCCCGGGAACTTACCCGAAGTCGATAGGATTCATCCTCCCCCAGTTTCAATTCACCGGGTCTGTAACACATGAGTTCAAGTCCGGCTTCAGGGGACTGATTGATGCCTGTAATATAATCCTGATCAAAAAAGAGCCCGGTCCGCCCGCTTAGTCTCCGTAATGCACGGGTTGCCGCCTTAAAAGTGCGATCTCCGGCTTCACCTGCCACATTGATGCGAAAAGTATCATCCAGACGATATGTCCCGCTTTCCCAAAGTATCTCTTTCGGAACCGGCATCAATGTGTGTTCTCTTTCCAACGTCTGCATCCCGGTTAGACTGCTGGCCCATAAAAGAATGAATAAAAATAAAACTACACGCATGTTTTTACAGTGTATCATGGAAAATCTCCTTAAGCTGATAAAAAATCACTGGAATAAAATATCAATGTTTCACCTGACTTACAACCTGGGATTCCAATCAAAAATGATAGACTGAGAATTTATGACATGAGATATGAGTTCAACATCTCAAAAAGGCGGTTTTCCTTGATAGGTTTTTCAATCACATCCTGAAAAAGGTCTTCAGGGCCTTCCAATTCTGATTTATCGGATATAAAAGCTGTTTGTAAAATCATGATCAGGTCCGGGCGAAAAGTCCTGATTTGTTCTGCAGCCCGGTAACCATTCAGGCCGGGCATTTTCACATCCATCAGGACCAGATCAATTTCCGGATGGTTCCGGCAGAGTTCCACTGCCTGATCCCCGTCTTCGGCCTCCAGAATCCTGTATTTTTTATCCTTCAGGATTTCCGCCAGATACATTCTGTTGATGGCTTCATCTTCTGCAATGAGAATTGTTTTGGGCGTTTTATTGTTTTTCATATTTTTTTAAATATTTTATTAAAAAGAAAGTAAAAGGAATTCCTCATTCCGGCAATGGGAATTAAATGAATGTGACCCGTTTAACACATCCAATCAGAACAGATTTTCAATATCCCCTTTATCGTCAACCGTAATTTTCTTTGCTGCCGGTGCTTTGGGAAGACCGGGCATGCGCATAATATCCCCGGTAATGGGAATCACAAATCCTGCTCCGGAAGCGATGAGAATTTCCCGGACCGTCACCAGAAAATTTTCCGGACGTCCCAGGAGTTTTGGATTGTCCGACAAGGATTTCTGGGTCTTGGCAATACATACAGGCAATTCGTGATAACCATACTGGTTGATTTTTTTCAAATCCTTTTTGGCAGTAGATGTGTAATCAATGGCTTTTGCGCCATAGATCTCTGTCGCAACGGTCTTGATTTTATCTTCAATTGAATCTTTCCAGTCGTAGAGAGAATGCATCTGGCACCGCTTATCATCTACAAGCCGTTTAACCTCCTCTGCCAGTTCGAGTCCGCCCTCTCCACCTTTGGACCAAAAATCCACGATAGACGCATCAAAACCATGCTTCCGGGCGTAGGATTCGACTATTTCCAGTTCTTCTTCGGTATCAGTCGCAAAACGGTTAATGGCTACAACCGATTCCATTCCGAATTTTTTTATATTCTCAAGATGTTTGCCAAGGTTTGGAAGTCCTTTTTTCAAGGCTTCCACATTGGGTGCATTCAGATCTGAAAGTTTGGCACCGCCATGATGTTTCAAGGCACGAACGGTTGCCACAAGAACGACAGCTGATGTACACATAGGTCCGTTGGGACACACAATATCGAAGAATTTTTCTGCACCCAGGTCAAAACCAAAGCCCGCTTCCGTCACAACATAATCCGCCATACGAAGTGCTGCTTTGGTTGCTATGATACTATTGGCACCCTGAGCAATATTGGCAAAAGGTCCGCCATGGACAAGAGCCGGTGTGTTTTCTGTTGTCTGGACAAGATTCGGTTTCAGGGCATCTTTCAATAAGGCAGCGATGGCGCCTTCATATCCCAGTTCCTTTTCCAGTACCGGTTTTCCGTCGTAGGTAAAACCGATGGTTATATTCCCTATTCGTTCTTTCAGTTCGGCCAGATCTTTGGACAGACATAGAATTGCCATGATTTCGGAAGCAGGTGTAATATCGAAGCCATCCTCCCGGGGAATTCCCTGGGTCCGCCCCCCCAATCCGATGACAACATGTCTCAATGCCCGGTCATTCACATCCAGGACCCTTTTCCAGGTGACTCTCCTGGGATCGATTTGCAGGTCATTGCCGGCATGAATATGATTGTCAATCAGAGCTGCAAGGGTGTTATTGGCTGCCGTCACGGCATGAAAATCCCCTGTAAAGTGAAGATTGATCTCTTCCATGGGAAGCACCTGGGAATATCCCCCGCCGGCGGCACCGCCCTTAATACCAAAGACCGGTCCCAGGCTGGGTTCCCGGATGGCCACCATGGCTTTTTCACCGATTTTATTCAACGCCTGGGAGAGTCCGATTGACACTGTTGTTTTTCCTTCACCTGCCGGTGTAGGTGTGATGGCAGAAACCAGAATCAGTTTTCCTTCCGGGCGGTCTTGAAGTTTATCCAGGGCTTGATACGAAATTTTGGCCTTGTATTTGCCATATAGTTCCAGATCCTCTTCTTCAAGTCCCAAAGACCTGCCAATATCCTTGATGGGTTTTAAACCTACTTTTTTTGCAATATCAATATCCGACAACATAGAGCCTCCCGGTAATATTTTCATGAACTATTAATGATAAGATGTTTTGATTCCCGGGGGGTTACGGCATCGTTTCTTACAGGATCAGGAATTCTTCAGAGATCTCATCTTCCAATTCAATCAGGAGCCGGTCTCCTGAGGAAACCGGACCCACACCGGAAGGTGTCCCGGTGAAAATGAGATCCCCCGGCAAAAGGGTCATAATGGTACTGATATGGGCTAAAATTTCCGGAATTTTATAGATCATGTCAGCGGTATTACCGTTTTGCCTCAAAATCCCATTCTGAAAAATCCGGAAATGAAGATTATCCAGACGGGGAAAATGAAGGACAGAGACAAAATGTGATATCAGAGCAGACTGATCAAAACACTTGGCTTCGGTCCAGTCCCGGCCATCTTTCCGGGCATCATTCAAAACATCTCTGGCGGTAAGATCCACACCCACTCCAACTCCGGCAATAAGACCGGAAGCTTCAGATTCATCAATATTCCGGCCTTCGGCTCCAATCAACAGGGTTACTTCTACTTCATACTCCACCAAATTGGAATAAAAGGGGAGTTCTGCAGGTCCGGGGCTGTGGACAATTGCCTGAGAAGGTTTCATGAAAATAACGGGATGAAGATGGACATCCTGGTAATTCGCTTCGATAAAGCGGTCCCGGTAATTGTGCCCAACCCCTAAAATTTTAGGGACAT
This window of the Candidatus Neomarinimicrobiota bacterium genome carries:
- the carA gene encoding glutamine-hydrolyzing carbamoyl-phosphate synthase small subunit produces the protein MKQERIAKIVLENGMEFTGKSFGYEQSVSGEVVFNTAMTGYPESLTDPSYKGQILVSTYPLIGNYGVPAPKKNEGLHTYYESDRIHVSALIISDYSFNYHHWNAAKSLQEWLIEHKIPGVYDVDTRALTQILREKGTMLGKILIEGDPDWYDPSGENLVKTVSVETPVTYGSGRTHIGLIDCGVKNNIIRQLLRLDTKVTRLPWDFDVSRESFDGIFLTNGPGDPKQCGATIDNLKKVLQKEIPVFGICLGSQLMALAAGADTYKLKYGHRSHNQPVQQKGSARCYITSQNHGYAVDPDSIPPEWDIYFENVNDGTVEGIIHKEKPFFSTQFHPEASGGPTDTQFLFENFINSIKSRCDG
- a CDS encoding formate--tetrahydrofolate ligase codes for the protein MLSDIDIAKKVGLKPIKDIGRSLGLEEEDLELYGKYKAKISYQALDKLQDRPEGKLILVSAITPTPAGEGKTTVSIGLSQALNKIGEKAMVAIREPSLGPVFGIKGGAAGGGYSQVLPMEEINLHFTGDFHAVTAANNTLAALIDNHIHAGNDLQIDPRRVTWKRVLDVNDRALRHVVIGLGGRTQGIPREDGFDITPASEIMAILCLSKDLAELKERIGNITIGFTYDGKPVLEKELGYEGAIAALLKDALKPNLVQTTENTPALVHGGPFANIAQGANSIIATKAALRMADYVVTEAGFGFDLGAEKFFDIVCPNGPMCTSAVVLVATVRALKHHGGAKLSDLNAPNVEALKKGLPNLGKHLENIKKFGMESVVAINRFATDTEEELEIVESYARKHGFDASIVDFWSKGGEGGLELAEEVKRLVDDKRCQMHSLYDWKDSIEDKIKTVATEIYGAKAIDYTSTAKKDLKKINQYGYHELPVCIAKTQKSLSDNPKLLGRPENFLVTVREILIASGAGFVIPITGDIMRMPGLPKAPAAKKITVDDKGDIENLF
- the dacB_2 gene encoding D-alanyl-D-alanine carboxypeptidase/D-alanyl-D-alanine-endopeptidase, which gives rise to MKRTGLILSIIALCSSLVLGETPAELTERLAQETPALKHAQWSVYAMYADHGQVIIDHHSDESLASASGLKLVTTAAALLELGENFQFKTELAYRGEINWRGVLEGDLVVIGGGDPVLGSDWLTSAIQMDSLKILLVQAVKKAGIQSIKGDLILDISIFDDQVIPDDWVWTDIGNYYGAGVWGLNISNNLYHLTFRPGEKAGDPAPVIGLSPQIPGLSFVNHMKTGPEGSGDQGYIYCPPRGKTAFLRGTVPAGFEDFTIRGSIPNPPEWMGHWLQEALMRAGVEIRGKVHVTGSPVDRDGFHSLLIIPSPPLREIIEVTNKRSVNLFTEVLLKMTSLHHSGKSSTAEGTRVIRDIFTERGLVLDGFRMKDGSGLSRTNMVRTSHFAHILAYMSQTPLSQTYMESFSLCGSDEEPGWLKNFGRGTPVEMNARIKTGYIEAVRSHSGYVKSRSGRLITFSMMCNNFTSSTGPINEVHEKIIISLAEMP
- a CDS encoding fumarylacetoacetate hydrolase family protein — its product is MTHAILQPVEKAFHVPKILGVGHNYRDRFIEANYQDVHLHPVIFMKPSQAIVHSPGPAELPFYSNLVEYEVEVTLLIGAEGRNIDESEASGLIAGVGVGVDLTARDVLNDARKDGRDWTEAKCFDQSALISHFVSVLHFPRLDNLHFRIFQNGILRQNGNTADMIYKIPEILAHISTIMTLLPGDLIFTGTPSGVGPVSSGDRLLIELEDEISEEFLIL
- the carB gene encoding carbamoyl-phosphate synthase (glutamine-hydrolyzing) large subunit is translated as MDKQIQKVLVLGSGALKIGEAGEFDYSGSQALKALKEEGIQTVLINPNIATVQTSEELADKIYFLPVTPHFVTRVIEKERPNGILLAFGGQTALNCGIALYQSGVFEKYKIQVLGTPVQAIIDTEDRDIFVEKLREIGVSTARSMATSTVEEACQAALNLGYPVILRAAYALGGMGSGFASNETELRRMAESAFSYSPQVLVEESLKGWKEIEYEVVRDQYDNCITVCNMENFDPLGIHTGESIVVAPSQTLTNSEYHKLRELSIRIIRHIGVVGECNVQYALDPDSEDYRVIEVNARLSRSSALASKATGYPLAFVAAKLGLGYGLHEIKNSVTQTTSAFFEPALDYIVCKIPRWDMEKFQGVSKKIGSSMKSVGEVMAIGRTFEEAIQKGLRMIGQGMHGFVGNRGFEVRDVDKALTEPTDMRIFVIAQALMTGYSVDRIHALTRIDPWFLEKLRNIVVLHRQLSEYSTLPDIPDLLLLRLKQFGFSDFQIARTVLKSPNHAIETDLFKVREERKRRGIHPVVKQIDTLAGEFPAKTNYLYLTYNGQTHDVTYTQDGKSVIVLGSGAYRIGSSVEFDWSSVSALKTIHEQGYRSVMINYNPETVSTDYDVCDRLYFDELTLERVMDIAELENPKGVVVSVGGQIPNTLAMRLYRQKIPVLGTSPVSIDNAENRHKFSAMLDRLGIDQPEWQELTSIEDIHRFVDMVDFPVLIRPSYVLSGAAMNVVSNRDELEHFLSLAANVSKEYPVVVSKFIEEAKEIEIDAVAKDGNMILYAISEHIEFAGVHSGDATIVFPPQKIYLETVRRIKKIARSIARELRISGPFNMQLLAKDNQIKVIECNLRASRSFPFVSKVLKVNLIDQATRVMLGVDVSPVNKSIFDLDYVGVKASQFSFSRLAKADPVLGVDMSSTGEVGCLGEDVYDAVLKAMLSVGYRIPQKSILLSTGPLRSKVEMIISSRLLQEKGYKLYATRGTHDFLKKNGIKTTVLHWPDEDKKPNTLDYIREKKIDLVINIPKNLTTGELQNDYEIRRSAIDHNIPLITNARLASAFVYAMTRYEEKDLSVRSWEEYI